In Mycolicibacterium mucogenicum DSM 44124, the following are encoded in one genomic region:
- a CDS encoding ATP-grasp domain-containing protein, whose product MVDRTTVLVLGIGELSSELVLSFQRLGTRATAVPAPTGGEALRTLIDRHTPQLVVVQSPAADLGADVVQALAGLDEVAVFPTPAALRLASDREALRTLAADELGLPTPPFWFAGSVDELTAVAGHAGLPLTITPVTHPGTEGAGRSVLSRLEDVDVAWHRAVAAGGERVMAETAVDVAAEFTMLTVRTQGQAGPVVQFCEPIGHRRDNGGPLELWQPHELSESALDAARSIAARIVGKLGGTGLFTVDLLLGADPESGAEEVYFATVHPMLTGAGFVTTRSQRLSQFDLHARAVLGLPVDTIMISPAAGEVSRPSSDRAALARALPDALAIAESDVRLSGEVCVALATAPDVVRARDRAHQVAAVLNHSAAINQTGTAP is encoded by the coding sequence TTGGTGGATCGGACAACGGTTCTGGTTCTCGGCATCGGTGAGCTGAGCAGTGAACTGGTGCTGTCCTTCCAGCGGCTGGGGACGCGGGCGACCGCGGTGCCCGCGCCCACGGGAGGGGAGGCATTGCGGACCCTGATCGACCGGCACACCCCGCAGCTGGTGGTGGTGCAGTCCCCGGCGGCGGACCTCGGCGCCGACGTCGTGCAGGCATTGGCCGGGCTCGACGAAGTCGCGGTGTTCCCGACGCCGGCTGCCCTGCGGCTCGCCTCCGATCGCGAGGCGCTGCGCACCCTGGCGGCCGACGAGCTCGGGCTGCCGACGCCCCCGTTCTGGTTCGCCGGATCGGTCGACGAGCTGACCGCGGTGGCCGGGCACGCGGGGCTGCCCTTGACCATCACGCCGGTGACGCATCCGGGAACCGAGGGCGCGGGCCGTTCGGTGCTGTCGCGTCTCGAGGACGTCGACGTCGCGTGGCACCGTGCGGTGGCCGCGGGCGGTGAGCGGGTGATGGCCGAGACGGCCGTCGACGTGGCGGCCGAGTTCACGATGCTGACGGTGCGGACGCAGGGCCAGGCGGGCCCGGTGGTGCAGTTCTGTGAGCCGATCGGTCACCGCCGCGACAACGGGGGCCCGCTGGAGTTGTGGCAGCCGCACGAGCTGTCGGAGTCGGCGCTGGACGCGGCGCGCTCGATCGCCGCCCGGATCGTGGGCAAGCTCGGCGGCACGGGGCTGTTCACGGTCGACCTGTTGCTCGGCGCCGACCCGGAGTCGGGGGCCGAGGAGGTGTACTTCGCGACGGTTCATCCGATGCTGACGGGCGCCGGCTTCGTGACGACGCGCTCACAGCGGCTGTCGCAGTTCGACCTGCATGCGCGGGCGGTCCTCGGGCTGCCGGTCGACACCATCATGATCTCGCCGGCGGCTGGTGAGGTCAGCCGCCCGTCGTCGGACCGCGCGGCGCTCGCGCGGGCACTGCCGGATGCGCTGGCCATCGCCGAGAGCGACGTGCGGCTCTCTGGCGAGGTGTGCGTGGCATTGGCGACGGCGCCGGACGTCGTGCGGGCGCGTGACCGCGCGCATCAGGTGGCCGCTGTGCTCAACCACTCGGCCGCGATCAACCAGACAGGGACGGCACCATGA
- a CDS encoding ArsR/SmtB family transcription factor, with the protein MVVNTSPEAFTDAEIDRIFHALADATRRDIVARTMRSDQSVSALARGYDMSFAAVQKHVAVLAGAALVHKERRGREQLVRAVPETLHRAGVLLERYAALWHDRAASIEAILAEDGYPPHEKSSSTKRKDHR; encoded by the coding sequence ATGGTTGTAAATACTTCCCCTGAGGCCTTCACCGATGCGGAGATCGACCGGATCTTCCACGCGTTGGCGGACGCCACCCGCCGCGACATCGTCGCCCGCACGATGCGCAGCGACCAGTCGGTGAGCGCGCTCGCCCGCGGCTACGACATGAGCTTCGCGGCGGTGCAGAAACACGTCGCGGTACTGGCCGGTGCCGCGTTGGTGCATAAAGAGCGCCGCGGCCGGGAACAACTCGTGCGTGCGGTGCCCGAAACCCTGCACCGAGCGGGCGTGCTCCTGGAGCGGTACGCGGCGCTCTGGCACGACCGTGCCGCGAGCATCGAGGCGATCCTCGCCGAAGACGGTTACCCACCACACGAAAAATCAAGCAGCACAAAACGAAAGGACCACCGATGA
- a CDS encoding flavin reductase family protein, translating into MVIDPADLDPTSSYKLLIGSVLPRPIAWVSTASTEGVGNIAPISFFTVVGRFPPVLSISLQPRSDGVTLKDTFVNIRDTGEFVVNIATIDNADTVHRSAFEFDHDVDEFDALGLHKAASETIAAPRIAEAPISFECEVDRIIPMPPLPDHVVWGRVTKIHIRDELYLPNGRIDVGALGAFGRLAAEYSLIDNIFTTPLPDDVVETLSTRRAARLDGKPTDFSPIDTAAWSASGATK; encoded by the coding sequence ATGGTCATCGATCCCGCCGATCTCGATCCCACCTCGAGCTACAAGCTGCTGATCGGCAGCGTCCTGCCCCGGCCGATCGCCTGGGTCAGCACCGCCTCGACCGAAGGCGTGGGCAACATCGCGCCCATCTCGTTCTTCACCGTCGTGGGCCGCTTCCCGCCGGTGCTGTCCATCAGCCTGCAACCACGGTCCGATGGTGTGACGCTGAAAGACACGTTCGTCAACATCCGCGACACCGGCGAGTTCGTCGTCAACATCGCGACCATCGACAACGCCGATACCGTGCACCGCTCCGCGTTCGAATTCGACCACGATGTCGACGAATTCGACGCCCTCGGCCTGCACAAGGCCGCATCGGAGACCATCGCGGCGCCGCGTATCGCCGAGGCGCCGATCTCGTTCGAGTGCGAGGTCGACCGCATCATCCCGATGCCGCCCCTGCCCGACCACGTCGTGTGGGGACGGGTGACGAAGATCCACATCCGCGACGAGCTCTATCTGCCGAACGGACGCATCGACGTCGGTGCGCTGGGCGCGTTCGGCCGCCTGGCCGCCGAATACTCGTTGATCGACAACATCTTCACGACGCCGCTGCCCGACGACGTCGTGGAGACGCTCAGCACCCGGCGGGCCGCCCGCCTCGACGGGAAGCCGACCGACTTCTCCCCCATCGACACCGCGGCCTGGTCCGCGTCAGGAGCAACGAAATGA
- a CDS encoding LysR family transcriptional regulator has protein sequence MELRQLRYFVAVADELNFGRAAERLHIAGPSLSQQIKALERDLKVELFDRDRRSVRLTAAGASLLPHARSLVAEADEFRRRAIGLSNSEPIRIGYVNWCPTDLAERAAGVAQLRVDTWVMPSHAQAARVAEGILDLAICWVQTDDLADLKLEARLMGVDRLFALCVGADDSPVHAKDTLVLVDSDTASWESWNRYGEQFAADTGARVMRTDDGGVTGPTFFEHVRQLGRPVLNNPRGQTDALPRDLVRRPVIQPTPLWTWSLVWRRGEDNPAVHAVVDALTRDAAALGIDDAAWLPSTDPHQQRGQGGE, from the coding sequence ATGGAGCTACGGCAACTTCGGTACTTCGTCGCCGTTGCCGATGAGCTGAATTTCGGGCGGGCGGCCGAGCGGCTGCACATCGCGGGTCCGTCACTGTCCCAGCAGATCAAGGCGCTCGAACGCGATCTCAAGGTGGAACTTTTCGATCGTGACCGCCGGTCGGTGCGCCTCACGGCGGCGGGCGCGTCGTTGTTGCCGCATGCCCGGTCCCTGGTGGCAGAGGCCGACGAATTCCGCAGGCGGGCAATCGGTTTGTCGAACTCCGAACCGATCCGCATCGGCTATGTCAACTGGTGCCCGACCGACCTGGCCGAACGTGCGGCCGGCGTCGCGCAGCTGCGTGTGGACACCTGGGTGATGCCGTCGCACGCGCAGGCCGCGCGGGTCGCCGAGGGCATCCTCGATCTGGCCATCTGTTGGGTGCAGACCGACGATCTGGCCGACCTCAAACTGGAAGCCCGGCTGATGGGGGTGGACCGGCTGTTCGCGCTGTGCGTCGGCGCCGACGACTCGCCCGTGCACGCGAAAGACACTCTGGTGCTGGTGGATTCGGACACGGCGAGCTGGGAGTCGTGGAACCGCTACGGCGAGCAGTTCGCCGCGGACACCGGCGCGCGGGTGATGCGCACCGACGACGGCGGCGTCACGGGCCCGACGTTCTTCGAGCACGTCCGCCAGCTGGGCCGTCCGGTGCTCAACAATCCCAGAGGACAGACCGATGCCCTGCCGCGAGACCTGGTGCGCCGTCCGGTGATTCAGCCGACGCCGTTGTGGACGTGGTCACTCGTGTGGCGGCGGGGAGAAGACAACCCTGCCGTTCACGCTGTCGTCGACGCGCTCACGCGGGACGCCGCCGCTCTGGGAATCGATGACGCGGCGTGGCTGCCGTCCACTGATCCACATCAGCAGCGCGGCCAGGGCGGCGAGTAG
- a CDS encoding SgcJ/EcaC family oxidoreductase — translation MPGAEAVREVLDQWQAGIAAHRPDQVAAVFTEDAIFQGLRPYSVGRQGVFDYYDSQPVGLTVDYRINEVREPAAGVVLAYTRADFTLPDGQVISLNLSVLVTQGDNGWQIAHYQVSQIG, via the coding sequence GTGCCGGGCGCTGAAGCGGTTCGTGAGGTCCTTGACCAGTGGCAGGCGGGCATCGCCGCCCACCGGCCGGACCAGGTCGCGGCGGTGTTCACCGAAGACGCGATCTTCCAAGGGCTTCGGCCGTACAGCGTCGGGCGCCAAGGCGTCTTCGACTACTACGACTCCCAGCCGGTCGGCCTGACGGTCGACTACCGCATCAACGAGGTCCGGGAACCCGCAGCCGGTGTGGTGCTGGCCTACACCCGCGCCGACTTCACCCTCCCCGACGGTCAAGTGATCAGCCTGAACCTGAGTGTCCTTGTCACACAAGGTGACAACGGCTGGCAGATCGCGCATTATCAGGTCTCGCAGATCGGTTGA
- a CDS encoding O-succinylhomoserine sulfhydrylase, with protein sequence MNADGVPSVRVPAPLPDGVSQATIGVRGGLLRSEFEETAEAMYLTSGYVYESAAAAEQAFTGEIDRYVYSRYGNPTIQMFEERLRLIEGAPAAFATATGMAAVFTALGALLASGDRLVAARSLFGSCFVVCNEILPRWGVETVFVDGDDLSQWEEALSVPTTAVFFETPSNPMQSLVDIAAVSELAHAAGAKVVLDNVFATPLLQQGLELGADVVVYSGTKHIDGQGRVLGGAILGDKEFISGPVQQLMRHTGPAMSAFNAWTMLKGLETLAVRVDYSNRSAQRVAEFLEGVRGVNWVKYPFLQSHPQHDLAKRQMRGGGTVVTFELSAGAGGSAKDRAFEVLDKLQVIDISNNLGDSKTLITHPATTTHRAMGPEGRAAIGLGDGVVRISVGLEGTEDLIADLDQALS encoded by the coding sequence GTGAACGCCGACGGCGTCCCCTCGGTCCGGGTCCCCGCACCGTTGCCCGACGGCGTCAGCCAGGCGACCATCGGCGTGCGCGGCGGCCTGCTGCGGTCCGAGTTCGAGGAGACCGCCGAGGCGATGTACCTGACCTCGGGGTACGTCTACGAGTCGGCGGCGGCCGCGGAGCAGGCGTTCACCGGCGAGATCGACCGGTACGTGTACTCGCGTTACGGCAACCCGACCATCCAGATGTTCGAGGAACGGCTGCGGCTCATCGAAGGGGCGCCTGCTGCTTTCGCGACGGCCACCGGCATGGCGGCGGTGTTCACCGCGCTGGGTGCGCTGCTCGCCTCCGGCGACCGGCTGGTCGCGGCGCGCAGCCTCTTCGGTTCCTGTTTCGTGGTGTGCAACGAGATTCTCCCGCGCTGGGGTGTCGAGACCGTCTTCGTCGACGGTGACGACCTGTCGCAGTGGGAGGAGGCGCTGTCGGTGCCGACCACCGCGGTGTTCTTCGAGACGCCGTCCAACCCGATGCAGTCGCTGGTGGACATCGCCGCGGTGTCCGAGCTGGCACACGCCGCCGGTGCAAAGGTGGTGCTGGACAACGTCTTCGCGACACCGCTGCTGCAGCAGGGGCTGGAGCTGGGCGCCGACGTCGTCGTGTACTCGGGCACCAAGCACATCGACGGCCAGGGCCGGGTGCTCGGCGGGGCGATCCTCGGCGACAAGGAATTCATCTCCGGCCCGGTGCAGCAGCTGATGCGGCACACGGGCCCGGCGATGAGCGCGTTCAACGCCTGGACGATGCTGAAAGGCCTTGAGACGCTGGCGGTCCGGGTCGACTACTCGAACCGTTCCGCGCAGCGCGTGGCCGAGTTCCTGGAAGGCGTGCGCGGCGTGAACTGGGTGAAATACCCGTTCCTGCAGTCACATCCGCAGCATGACCTGGCCAAGCGGCAGATGCGCGGCGGCGGCACCGTCGTCACCTTCGAGCTCTCCGCTGGGGCAGGAGGGTCTGCGAAGGACCGGGCGTTCGAGGTGCTCGACAAGTTGCAGGTCATCGACATCTCCAACAACCTCGGCGATTCCAAGACGCTGATCACCCACCCGGCCACCACCACGCACCGTGCGATGGGACCGGAGGGCCGGGCCGCGATCGGTCTGGGCGACGGTGTGGTGCGGATTTCCGTCGGGCTCGAGGGCACCGAGGATCTGATCGCCGACCTGGATCAGGCGCTGAGCTAG
- a CDS encoding Na+/H+ antiporter, protein MGAPLLAVLVASVLLAALARRYDVSAPLGLVVAGLAVGLIPGVPAIEMQPQLVMFVVLPPLLWSAGLESSYLALRKNVRPIGLLAVGLPLATTLVVGFVAFHTVPELTVAAALTLGAIVAPPDAVSAAAIGRRLGLPRQIMTLLGGESLLNDATALTAYKVALAAAVGAAATWQGALGTFALAAAGGVVIGGLIGWLIEFIRTWLDDPLVESAIGLVAPYFIYWLAEEAHGSGVIAVVVAALLLGQRATRASYATRLQDDAVWKSIQLVLESFAFLMIGLQLPMVIDELTGIRAVTLIVASAAVLATVIGIRIVWVYVMAYTPRMLFRGVREREPTPTPSQVFIVAWAGMRGVVSLAAAFGVPMTTLAGEPFPGRPQLVFLTFVVVVGTLLLHGLTLPWLIRVLDVRSEAEAHQDALEQAAASSRAAQAAADRLDELLARSSDSSAQQHVGEILQNWNDRRRNAVWERLGRSDDDIGESPASAMRRLRLEMLAAERETYIAERDAGNIDDEVLRSVLHGLDLEEAALNRE, encoded by the coding sequence GTGGGTGCCCCACTGCTGGCAGTGCTGGTGGCCTCGGTGTTGTTGGCCGCGCTGGCCCGCCGATACGACGTCTCCGCGCCGCTGGGACTCGTCGTCGCCGGACTGGCCGTCGGGCTGATCCCCGGCGTGCCGGCCATCGAGATGCAGCCGCAGTTGGTCATGTTCGTGGTGCTGCCGCCGCTGCTGTGGTCGGCCGGGCTGGAGAGCAGCTATCTGGCGCTACGCAAGAACGTCCGCCCCATCGGGCTGCTCGCCGTCGGGCTGCCGCTGGCCACCACGTTGGTGGTGGGCTTCGTCGCGTTTCACACCGTCCCGGAGCTGACGGTCGCCGCGGCCCTCACCCTGGGCGCCATCGTCGCGCCGCCCGACGCGGTGTCCGCCGCGGCCATCGGCCGCCGACTGGGACTGCCGCGCCAGATCATGACGCTGCTCGGCGGCGAGAGCCTGCTCAACGACGCCACGGCACTGACCGCGTACAAGGTCGCGCTGGCCGCTGCCGTCGGCGCGGCCGCGACCTGGCAGGGCGCATTGGGCACCTTCGCGCTCGCCGCGGCGGGCGGTGTCGTGATCGGCGGCCTGATCGGCTGGCTCATCGAGTTCATCCGGACGTGGCTGGATGACCCGCTGGTCGAGAGCGCCATCGGGCTCGTCGCACCGTATTTCATCTACTGGCTGGCCGAAGAGGCGCACGGCTCCGGGGTGATCGCGGTGGTCGTCGCCGCACTGTTGCTCGGACAGCGCGCGACCCGGGCGTCGTACGCCACCCGGCTGCAGGACGACGCGGTGTGGAAGTCGATCCAGCTGGTACTGGAGTCGTTCGCGTTCCTGATGATCGGCCTGCAGCTGCCGATGGTCATCGACGAGCTGACCGGCATCCGCGCGGTCACCCTGATCGTGGCGTCGGCCGCGGTGCTGGCGACGGTCATCGGCATCCGCATCGTCTGGGTGTACGTCATGGCCTACACGCCGCGGATGCTGTTCCGCGGCGTCCGTGAGCGAGAACCCACGCCGACCCCGTCGCAGGTCTTCATCGTGGCGTGGGCGGGTATGCGCGGCGTCGTGTCACTGGCCGCGGCATTCGGTGTGCCGATGACGACGCTGGCCGGTGAACCCTTCCCGGGGCGGCCGCAGCTGGTGTTCCTGACATTCGTCGTGGTGGTCGGGACGCTGCTGTTGCACGGCCTGACGCTGCCGTGGCTGATCCGCGTGCTGGACGTGCGCAGCGAGGCCGAGGCCCACCAGGACGCCCTGGAACAGGCCGCGGCGTCGAGTCGTGCCGCGCAGGCAGCGGCCGACCGGCTCGATGAATTGCTGGCGCGCAGCAGCGATTCCAGCGCCCAACAGCACGTCGGCGAGATATTGCAGAACTGGAACGACCGGCGCCGCAACGCGGTGTGGGAGCGACTCGGCCGCAGTGACGACGACATCGGCGAGAGTCCGGCGTCGGCCATGCGCCGGCTGCGACTGGAGATGCTGGCGGCCGAGCGCGAGACGTACATCGCCGAACGCGATGCCGGGAACATCGACGACGAGGTGCTGCGGTCGGTGCTTCACGGACTGGATCTGGAAGAGGCGGCGCTCAACCGGGAGTAG
- a CDS encoding rhodanese-like domain-containing protein, whose translation MSYAGDITPQQAWDLLSENPEAVLVDCRTDAEWRWVGVPDISSLGRDVVYIEWVSNDGKRNTSFVDDLLAAGVTPGERPVVFLCRSGNRSIGAAEAATAAGIGPSYNVLDGFEGNLDENRHRGGSGWRAIGLPWVQS comes from the coding sequence GTGAGCTACGCGGGAGATATCACGCCGCAGCAGGCCTGGGACCTGCTCAGTGAGAACCCCGAGGCGGTGCTTGTCGACTGCCGGACCGACGCCGAATGGCGCTGGGTGGGCGTGCCCGACATCTCCAGCCTCGGGCGGGACGTTGTGTACATCGAGTGGGTGTCGAATGACGGCAAGCGCAATACCAGCTTCGTCGACGACCTGCTGGCCGCAGGTGTGACGCCCGGCGAACGGCCGGTGGTGTTCCTCTGTCGCTCGGGTAATCGTTCGATCGGTGCGGCCGAGGCGGCGACGGCGGCGGGCATCGGCCCGTCGTACAACGTGCTCGACGGTTTCGAGGGCAACCTCGATGAAAACCGGCACCGCGGTGGCAGCGGCTGGCGCGCCATCGGACTGCCCTGGGTGCAGTCGTGA
- a CDS encoding SDR family NAD(P)-dependent oxidoreductase produces MSTTTRVAIVTGASQGIGEALVAGYRKLGYAVVANSRTIAESDDPVVLTVAGDIGRPGVGQQLVDAAVEHFGRVDTVVNNAGIFIAKPFTEYTDADYDAVTGVNSRGFFELTRAAIRTMEAQGDGGHVVTISTSLVDQANSQVPSALASLTKGGLNAATRALAVEYGSRGIRANAVALGIIRTPMHAPETHEFLSALHPVGHMGDISDVVDGVLYLENATFVTGEILHVDGGQSAGR; encoded by the coding sequence ATGAGCACAACAACCCGCGTCGCGATCGTCACCGGCGCGTCCCAGGGCATCGGCGAAGCGCTGGTGGCCGGCTATCGCAAACTGGGCTACGCCGTCGTCGCCAACTCCCGGACCATCGCCGAGAGTGACGATCCCGTGGTCCTGACCGTCGCCGGCGACATCGGCCGGCCGGGCGTCGGACAGCAGCTCGTCGATGCCGCGGTCGAGCACTTCGGGCGGGTCGACACCGTCGTGAACAACGCCGGCATCTTCATCGCCAAACCGTTCACCGAGTACACCGACGCGGACTATGACGCCGTCACCGGCGTGAACTCCCGCGGCTTCTTCGAACTGACCCGCGCCGCCATCAGGACCATGGAAGCCCAGGGCGACGGCGGCCACGTCGTCACCATCTCGACCAGCCTGGTGGATCAGGCCAACTCGCAAGTGCCCTCGGCCCTGGCGTCACTGACCAAGGGCGGCCTCAACGCCGCGACGCGAGCACTGGCCGTCGAGTACGGCAGCCGTGGAATCCGTGCCAACGCCGTCGCTCTGGGCATCATCCGCACCCCGATGCATGCGCCGGAGACCCACGAGTTCCTGTCGGCGCTGCATCCGGTCGGCCACATGGGCGACATCTCCGACGTCGTCGACGGCGTTCTGTATCTGGAGAACGCCACGTTCGTCACCGGCGAGATCCTGCACGTGGATGGTGGTCAAAGTGCCGGGCGCTGA
- a CDS encoding SRPBCC family protein encodes MTVISSAADPQALTMTFVAEFAAPPARVWQVWEDPRQLERWWGPPTWPATFTRHELTPSGQSRYHMTGPEGEKAPGWWTTLEVDAPSRLLIEDGFSQPDGEPDPEMPTMRLEVSFDAIDTGTRMTIVTRFTDLEQLEKVTAMGMVEGMTGALGQIDALLAA; translated from the coding sequence ATGACGGTGATCAGCAGCGCCGCCGACCCGCAAGCCCTCACCATGACCTTCGTGGCCGAGTTCGCCGCGCCACCGGCGCGGGTCTGGCAGGTGTGGGAAGACCCGCGGCAGCTGGAACGCTGGTGGGGTCCGCCGACGTGGCCGGCCACGTTCACCCGGCACGAGCTCACCCCGAGCGGGCAGTCGCGCTATCACATGACGGGTCCCGAGGGCGAGAAGGCGCCGGGCTGGTGGACCACGCTCGAGGTCGACGCACCGTCTCGGCTTCTCATCGAAGACGGCTTCTCGCAGCCCGACGGCGAGCCTGACCCCGAAATGCCCACGATGCGCCTCGAAGTGTCGTTCGACGCGATCGACACCGGCACCCGGATGACGATCGTCACCCGGTTCACCGACCTCGAACAACTCGAGAAGGTGACCGCGATGGGCATGGTCGAGGGCATGACCGGCGCCCTCGGCCAGATCGACGCGCTGCTGGCTGCCTGA
- a CDS encoding lumazine-binding protein: MTESESQPRQTLGPFLAALALIVVLVVIIAVLNAIGVFGRNDPTPEQLVRTAVVGQNDGLQRKDYARFQTYTCKAQAGTEADVLAKQEDSAAKNGQRYVDEVRDIKFDGQKATAVLVYHFDKTPDQKPTAPVVLVNEDGAWKVCSPVLS, translated from the coding sequence ATGACCGAATCGGAATCGCAGCCGCGGCAGACGCTGGGCCCGTTCCTGGCCGCGCTGGCGCTGATTGTGGTCCTCGTGGTCATAATTGCCGTCCTGAACGCGATCGGGGTCTTCGGCCGGAATGATCCGACGCCGGAGCAGCTGGTGCGCACCGCGGTCGTCGGCCAGAACGACGGGCTGCAGCGCAAGGACTACGCGCGCTTCCAGACGTACACCTGCAAGGCGCAGGCCGGCACCGAGGCGGATGTGCTTGCCAAGCAAGAAGATTCGGCAGCCAAGAACGGGCAGCGCTACGTCGACGAGGTGCGCGACATCAAATTCGACGGCCAGAAGGCCACCGCTGTGCTCGTGTACCACTTCGACAAGACACCGGATCAGAAGCCCACGGCGCCGGTGGTGCTGGTGAACGAGGACGGCGCATGGAAGGTGTGCTCGCCGGTCCTGAGCTAG
- a CDS encoding UBP-type zinc finger domain-containing protein codes for MQSRATRPREENSPTTCTHLADAVGQPEPEPQTPGRCGDCAALGEDTWAHLRMCLTCGQVSCCDSSPHQHANEHYRRTGHPVMRSVEPGESWRWCYVDIRLG; via the coding sequence ATGCAGTCACGGGCAACGCGACCGCGCGAAGAAAATTCCCCGACCACCTGCACGCACCTCGCCGACGCTGTCGGCCAACCTGAACCGGAGCCGCAGACGCCCGGCCGCTGTGGTGACTGTGCGGCACTTGGGGAGGATACGTGGGCGCACCTTCGGATGTGTCTGACGTGCGGGCAGGTCAGTTGTTGTGATTCCAGTCCGCACCAACACGCCAACGAGCACTATCGCCGCACGGGCCATCCCGTGATGCGGTCGGTCGAGCCGGGGGAGAGCTGGCGGTGGTGCTACGTCGACATCAGGTTGGGTTGA
- a CDS encoding MBL fold metallo-hydrolase, which translates to MTTLNYNVLVHDGLRRHREQRLPDGSPIVSSPVSSTLIFGEHDAVLVDPPFTHEQISRIGDWIQHSGRRLTAIYATHGHGDHWFGTDVLLQRFPGAVAYATAGTISKMHEQAVAGRAQMWDVDFPGMIPPSPVVYQEVPADGFELEGQHLVPIEVGHTDTDDTTVLHVPSIGLVVAGDVVYNGVHQYLLESDHGGIRSWLRALNTVAALHPRAVVAGHKNKNLPDDPAAIDETRDYLLDAQRLLAGKPSPREFFDYMIRLYPDRLNVGPVWYSALALLS; encoded by the coding sequence ATGACCACCTTGAACTACAACGTGCTGGTGCACGACGGCCTGCGCCGCCACCGCGAACAGCGCCTGCCCGACGGCAGCCCCATCGTGTCCTCCCCGGTGTCGTCCACTCTCATCTTCGGCGAGCACGACGCCGTCCTCGTCGACCCGCCGTTCACCCACGAGCAGATCAGCCGCATCGGCGATTGGATCCAGCACTCCGGCAGACGTCTGACCGCGATCTACGCCACGCACGGCCACGGCGACCACTGGTTCGGCACCGATGTTCTGCTGCAACGCTTTCCCGGTGCGGTCGCCTACGCGACCGCGGGCACCATAAGCAAGATGCACGAGCAGGCCGTGGCCGGCCGCGCCCAGATGTGGGACGTCGACTTTCCCGGCATGATCCCGCCCAGCCCCGTTGTCTACCAAGAGGTTCCTGCCGACGGGTTCGAGTTGGAGGGTCAGCACCTCGTGCCGATCGAGGTGGGCCACACCGATACCGACGACACCACCGTGCTGCATGTGCCGTCGATCGGCCTGGTCGTCGCCGGTGACGTGGTCTACAACGGCGTGCACCAGTACCTGCTGGAAAGCGACCACGGTGGCATCCGCTCCTGGCTGCGCGCGCTCAACACGGTCGCGGCACTGCACCCCCGCGCCGTGGTGGCGGGACACAAGAACAAGAACCTGCCCGATGATCCCGCGGCCATCGACGAGACCCGTGACTACCTGCTCGACGCCCAGCGCCTGCTGGCCGGAAAGCCCAGTCCGCGTGAGTTTTTCGACTACATGATCCGTCTGTATCCGGACCGCCTCAACGTCGGGCCGGTCTGGTACAGCGCCCTGGCCCTCCTGTCCTGA
- a CDS encoding MBL fold metallo-hydrolase, whose translation MTAPLQHQTYVTAQIPQSGRGPLPDGSPRMWSPITSTLVFGARDAVLVDPPLTNAQAAEVGDWIEETGRRLSGIYVTHGHGDHWFGAIPLLQRFPEATVFATAGTAAHMSAQNAPVFRESFWDKVFPGQLPAGRVGVCIVDENGFELEGVPLLPIEVGHTDTDATTMLHVPATGLLVAGDVVYNGVHLYLTESGGVAGIDEWLAALDIAESLRPDVVIAGHKDPAAADKPSQIAATRGYLTDARELLTTAAGAEEFYDAMLARHPGRINPGALWGAAITLFPAG comes from the coding sequence GTGACCGCTCCATTGCAGCACCAGACCTACGTCACCGCACAAATCCCGCAGTCGGGGCGCGGACCACTGCCCGACGGCAGCCCCCGGATGTGGTCGCCGATCACGTCGACGCTGGTGTTCGGTGCGCGCGACGCGGTACTTGTCGACCCGCCGCTGACCAACGCCCAGGCCGCCGAGGTCGGCGACTGGATCGAGGAAACCGGCCGTCGACTGTCCGGCATCTACGTCACCCACGGCCACGGCGATCACTGGTTCGGCGCAATACCGCTGCTGCAACGGTTTCCGGAGGCGACGGTATTCGCCACCGCCGGCACGGCCGCCCACATGTCGGCACAGAATGCCCCGGTGTTTCGCGAGTCATTCTGGGACAAGGTCTTTCCGGGCCAGCTGCCGGCGGGCCGCGTGGGGGTCTGCATCGTCGACGAGAACGGTTTCGAGTTGGAAGGCGTGCCGCTGCTCCCGATCGAGGTGGGGCACACCGACACCGACGCCACCACCATGCTGCACGTGCCCGCCACCGGTCTCCTGGTCGCCGGCGACGTGGTCTACAACGGCGTGCACCTGTACCTCACCGAGTCCGGCGGGGTCGCAGGCATCGACGAATGGCTCGCCGCGCTGGACATCGCCGAGTCCCTGCGGCCCGACGTCGTCATCGCCGGCCACAAGGATCCCGCCGCCGCGGACAAGCCGTCCCAGATCGCGGCGACCCGCGGCTATCTCACCGACGCCCGCGAACTGCTCACCACCGCGGCCGGGGCCGAGGAGTTCTACGACGCGATGCTGGCCAGGCACCCCGGCCGCATCAACCCCGGCGCCTTGTGGGGCGCGGCCATCACGCTCTTCCCGGCCGGCTGA